CGACTGCACCACGAAGTCTTCAATCTCAAGTGGTTCACAAAGCCCGTCTGTAAATCCACGGATGGATTCGTACTTGGACAGCAAGAGAGCACATCGTGTCGAAAGGTCAGACGGAATAGTGGCCATTTAGGATTCCTCGAACTTAAGTGGCAGTCACACGAGTGCTTAAAGAACAACCAGATGAAGAACTGCGAAGTAATCGTTTTCGTCCGTCCACCAGCGTCTGAGCGTCCATCCTGCTTCCGCAGCCAACTGGGCGAATCCGTCGACGGTATATTTGTGCGAGTACTCGGTATGGATGAGTTCGCCTGCTTCGACTTCAACCGTTTGGCCGTCTAATTGAATGGTTTGGTCGATTCGACTGCGAAGATAGATCTCGATGCGGCCCGCTTCTTCATTGTAAAACGCATGATGTTCAAACGCGTCGACATCAATAGTCGCCCCGAGTTCGTTTCGCATGCGATGCAAGAGATTCAGATTGAACTGGGCCGTGACCCCTTGGGTGTCGTTGTACGCTCGTTCCAGGGTTTCTCGATCTTTTCTCAGGTCGACACCAATCAAGAGCCCTCCCTGTTCGCCGCACATATGGGCGATGCTTTCCAGTAATTGCTTGGCTTGATTCGGCTGAAAGTTGCCAATCGTCGACCCAGGGAAATAGACCGCATCGTGACTTGGGCGTCGTTTTGGATTGGGCAAAGAGAACGGTTTGGTGAAGTCGGCACAAACCGGCAAAACTTCAATTTGAGGATAGTCTCCAGAGATTTGACCGGCCGACTCGTAAAGGTGCTCTCGAGAAATGTCGACGGGAACATAGGC
This region of Bremerella alba genomic DNA includes:
- the egtD gene encoding L-histidine N(alpha)-methyltransferase, with protein sequence MNQLASERFLNDSIAGLNQTPKQLPCKYFYDQRGSQLFDQICETEDYYLTRTETAIMQRHADEMGNCLGKGVMLVEFGSGSSIKTRYLLDHLIQPVAYVPVDISREHLYESAGQISGDYPQIEVLPVCADFTKPFSLPNPKRRPSHDAVYFPGSTIGNFQPNQAKQLLESIAHMCGEQGGLLIGVDLRKDRETLERAYNDTQGVTAQFNLNLLHRMRNELGATIDVDAFEHHAFYNEEAGRIEIYLRSRIDQTIQLDGQTVEVEAGELIHTEYSHKYTVDGFAQLAAEAGWTLRRWWTDENDYFAVLHLVVL